A segment of the bacterium genome:
CTGGGCTGGCAGCTGCTGTAGTTAACTCTAAGGTATATGCAATTGGTGGCTATAATGGTAAATACTTGCCTACTAACGAAGAATATGACCCCGTAACTAACACATGGGCATCAAAGACACCGATGATGACTCCACGTGCATATTTAGTGGCAGGTGTGGTAAATTCTAAGTTATATGCAATAGGTGGCTATAATGGCGCTTATCTAAACAACAACCAGGAATATGATCCTGTAACTGACTCATGGACACCGAAGGCAGCGCTCCCAATTGCACGTGCATACTTGGTAGCAGATACAGTAGATGGGAAAATATATGCAATTGGTGGCTATAATGGTAGCTACCTAAACACTAACCAAGAGTATAACCCTGCAACTAATGCATGGACTACAAGGGTAGCAATGCCGACTGCGAGGAGTAGGGCGGGTGCGGCTACAGTTGGTAAAAAGATATATGTTATGGGAGGACTGAGAGAAAACAACTTCCAGTTAAATGTTAACGAAGCGTACGATACAGAGAATGACTCTTGGCAGTCAAAGGCAGCTATGCCAACTGTTAGATGTGACCTAACGGCGGCTGTTGTAGATGGTAAGATATATGCAATTGGTGGCCATTATAGTACTTGGCCAATTGATACTAACGAAGAGTATGACCCAGTAACTGATACATGGGCTACAAAGACACCTATGTTAACTGCGAGAGAATCGATGGCAGCAGTTTCACTAAACTCAAAAATCTACCTCATAGGTGGAGATGGTTTTTATGGGCTTTATCTCTACGGTATCAATGAAGAGTATCGACCGGCTGCTGATACAACAGGCTGGACTCCGTGGACTACAAAGGCAGCTATGCTAACTGCACGTAGTGGCCCGGGTGTAGTTGCTCTTGATGGCAAGATTTATGTTATAGGGGGGCGGGGTATTGGTGGCTTTCTTAATACTAACGAGGAGTATGACCCTGTAACTAACACATGGACACCTAAGGCAGCTATGCTGACTGCACGTGCTGGGCCGGGTGCAGCTGTTCTTGGTGGCAAGATATATGTTATAGGAGGATTTGGGACAGGCGGCTATCTAAAGACTAACGAGGAGTACGACCCTATAACTAACACATGGGCAACAAGGGCAGAAATGCTAACTGGACGTGAGGAATTAGGAGTAGCTGTAGTAGGTGATAAAATATACGCAATTGGAGGTGGGGCTACTCAGTA
Coding sequences within it:
- a CDS encoding kelch repeat-containing protein encodes the protein MKKSLFAILPFSVMSWFGLLTLLFADSWTTKAPMPTARKGLAVVAVQGKIYAIGGYNGTDYHGLPVNEEYDPSTNTWVTKDSMPTRRHELAAAVLNDKIYAIGGVSAYPGAIANEEYDPETNSWGAKTAMPTARYSMGAATVGSKIYVIGGSTPQAQPLNINEEYDPSVEPWGTKAPMPTERTGLAAAVVNSKVYAIGGYNGKYLPTNEEYDPVTNTWASKTPMMTPRAYLVAGVVNSKLYAIGGYNGAYLNNNQEYDPVTDSWTPKAALPIARAYLVADTVDGKIYAIGGYNGSYLNTNQEYNPATNAWTTRVAMPTARSRAGAATVGKKIYVMGGLRENNFQLNVNEAYDTENDSWQSKAAMPTVRCDLTAAVVDGKIYAIGGHYSTWPIDTNEEYDPVTDTWATKTPMLTARESMAAVSLNSKIYLIGGDGFYGLYLYGINEEYRPAADTTGWTPWTTKAAMLTARSGPGVVALDGKIYVIGGRGIGGFLNTNEEYDPVTNTWTPKAAMLTARAGPGAAVLGGKIYVIGGFGTGGYLKTNEEYDPITNTWATRAEMLTGREELGVAVVGDKIYAIGGGATQYFAVNEEYTPGEGVEEVSSLTSTSELIVTPTIGTSEFNIMYCIRTANKVSLKVYDAGGRLVYTLFAGSLQAGSYRTLWNTTSAAGTYVNSGIYFCRLQVGDDSITKQLILLR